ACCATGTGTATCGGCCTTGGTCAGGGTATTGCAACGATATTTGAACGGGTTTAATCAGCACACTCAACCAAATCAAGGGCGCGTTAGCGCCCTTTTTATTGCCTAGCGGTTAACTAACTACTGCCCCTTGCTGTGTATTTTTCGCAGCAATCCGTCGCCGCTAGCAATAAGCAGAAAACGGAAACCACTCGGTGATTTCTATTGCTATTGCTCCGGACACTTTGATGACGTAAGTCCGGTAAGCGCATTGCTCAGTCACAGACTTATCTTCTAAAGCGTCACTAACAGTGCCAATATCGAGAATTTCCCGGTAGGTTTCGAGCCCCTCGTCACGTAATAACTCACCTATACCGATTTTGTTCGCAATTAATTTTTCTGCGGTGTCAGCTGACAGCAAACTTAAATTGATATAGGAATCTGCAAAAGCATAAACCGTTGTGGTTTTGACACCGCTCAAATTGACCTTACGATGCAGGTAACGTTGGCCTTCTTCTTTTGTTAACGCAATGGTATTACTCACCGACGACAGCACATCCTGAAGAGTATTATTAACCATTACCGGCTCCCAGAAATAGGCTTCCAGTGATTTGGTAACGGTGCCATCGGTAACCAGTAATGTTCTGAGAAATGCAGGAAGTACAGACAGATCTATACGTTCACCTTTTCGGTTTACTATTGTATCGCCAGCGACAAAGCCCCGGCTCTTAAACGACTCCTGTATCAATGGTTACTTCCTGAGTGTCGAAATAGGTCGTTAATATACCATAACCGGCTCCTTTTGGTTTTTTAAACGGGCGCGGGTTTAGTGGGTCTGTTGGTAATTAATCGTGTTCAAAACAGTGGTAGTGAAAAGTGAAGTAGTGAAGTAGCAAAGCGTGAGCACGCTGTTTATTGCGATATACATGACAGCGCGTGATATACCAGGCGTGTTAGCGTTATTGCTATTTTCGGGCAGAAACAAAAAAGGCCCACTCATTTGAGTGGGCCTTCTTCTTAATTGGAGCCTGGCGGTGTGCTACTCTCACATGGGGAGACCCCACACTACCATCGCCGCT
The genomic region above belongs to Alteromonas gilva and contains:
- a CDS encoding chorismate--pyruvate lyase family protein, with protein sequence MIQESFKSRGFVAGDTIVNRKGERIDLSVLPAFLRTLLVTDGTVTKSLEAYFWEPVMVNNTLQDVLSSVSNTIALTKEEGQRYLHRKVNLSGVKTTTVYAFADSYINLSLLSADTAEKLIANKIGIGELLRDEGLETYREILDIGTVSDALEDKSVTEQCAYRTYVIKVSGAIAIEITEWFPFSAYC